From the genome of Flavobacterium ovatum, one region includes:
- a CDS encoding four helix bundle protein translates to MSNFRKLLVWQKAMSLTTKIYTSTKNFPKEEIFGLTSQLRLCAISIPSNIAEGLGRDSNNELIRFINIAVGSLFELQTQLEIAKNICYLNTEEFNNLYEDNREVERMLIAFLKKLKEDK, encoded by the coding sequence ATGAGCAACTTTAGAAAACTACTCGTTTGGCAAAAAGCCATGTCCTTAACAACTAAGATTTATACTAGTACAAAGAATTTCCCAAAAGAAGAGATTTTTGGATTAACGTCACAATTAAGGCTATGTGCAATTTCAATCCCTAGTAATATTGCAGAAGGCCTTGGAAGAGACAGCAACAACGAACTCATCAGATTTATTAATATTGCAGTAGGCTCTTTATTCGAACTACAAACACAGTTAGAAATTGCAAAAAACATTTGCTATTTAAATACCGAAGAATTTAACAACTTATACGAGGATAATCGAGAAGTAGAAAGAATGTTAATTGCTTTCCTTAAAAAGTTAAAGGAAGACAAGTAA
- a CDS encoding nucleoid-associated protein, whose protein sequence is MINLFNTHIDSLSIHRVGNKSRNEALFLSEQPFNLSDEIVPLIKEFFLKPFREKEENYYQFAHEVDLDYNDMYKLACEIFDNPANIHECSKKITTHLFEQSNHPHIKNGEVYVTYLTNVNIDNTPVDAIGIFKSELQADFLQFEEKGTHLEMILQHGINLNKLDKGCIIFNHKKEEGFKILTVDSNRYDARYWLEHFLSVDAFEDENFITKKYLKFCQGFAKDVVFPAEDKKEEVMFMNRSVNYFAKNDQFEETNFLNEVLDNPDLIPEFKNYKVDKGEKYSIEDVTSFPIANAAVSDARKSIKNVINLDTNIQIKMDFINPESAEKYVEKGWDEEKQMYYYLVYFNKEQKS, encoded by the coding sequence ATGATCAACTTATTTAACACGCACATCGACTCCCTTTCTATTCACCGTGTAGGAAACAAAAGTCGTAACGAAGCTCTCTTTTTATCGGAACAACCTTTTAACCTTTCGGATGAGATTGTACCACTTATTAAAGAGTTTTTCTTAAAGCCTTTTAGAGAAAAAGAAGAAAACTATTATCAGTTTGCTCATGAAGTTGATTTAGATTACAACGACATGTACAAATTAGCTTGTGAAATTTTTGACAATCCTGCCAATATACATGAATGTTCAAAAAAAATAACAACACATTTATTTGAACAGTCCAATCATCCACACATTAAAAACGGAGAAGTTTATGTGACGTATTTGACTAATGTAAATATTGACAATACGCCCGTAGATGCTATTGGAATTTTTAAGAGTGAATTGCAAGCGGACTTTTTACAGTTTGAGGAAAAAGGAACACACTTAGAGATGATTCTACAACACGGAATCAATTTGAATAAATTAGACAAAGGTTGCATCATCTTTAACCACAAAAAAGAAGAAGGCTTCAAAATATTGACTGTGGATAGCAACCGCTATGACGCACGTTACTGGCTAGAGCATTTCTTATCTGTAGATGCATTTGAAGATGAAAACTTTATCACAAAAAAATATTTGAAGTTTTGCCAAGGTTTTGCTAAAGACGTAGTCTTCCCTGCAGAGGACAAAAAAGAAGAAGTCATGTTCATGAACCGTTCTGTGAATTATTTTGCTAAAAACGATCAATTTGAAGAAACTAATTTCCTGAATGAAGTCCTTGACAACCCAGATTTGATTCCTGAATTCAAAAACTATAAAGTTGACAAAGGCGAAAAATACAGCATAGAAGATGTTACTTCTTTCCCAATTGCAAATGCTGCAGTTAGTGATGCTCGTAAATCAATCAAAAATGTCATTAACTTGGATACCAATATCCAAATCAAAATGGACTTTATCAATCCTGAAAGTGCTGAGAAGTATGTAGAAAAAGGTTGGGACGAAGAAAAACAAATGTATTATTACCTAGTTTACTTCAACAAAGAACAAAAATCATAA